From the Blastopirellula marina genome, one window contains:
- a CDS encoding NUDIX hydrolase, with protein sequence MRSLAEALGTSEMVFPQLRHSAPNLSYGRHKAPAYPRARQAANLILIYPGEQGNWTIPLMIRAETEGIHAGEIALPGGRCEPGESAMHTALREFHEETGHLVSPDGVLGELPPTNVWASNHQVRTFVALQHSLPVWSPDPCEVAGLIFLPLTHLMDSRNFGMHQVTRRRVQFSALHLNVDGHRVWGATLRMLVELGEALTSAK encoded by the coding sequence GTGCGATCACTGGCTGAGGCCCTCGGTACTTCCGAGATGGTTTTTCCGCAACTGCGGCACTCGGCTCCTAATCTTTCGTATGGTCGGCATAAGGCTCCGGCCTATCCCCGGGCACGCCAGGCCGCGAATCTGATCCTCATTTATCCCGGCGAGCAGGGAAACTGGACGATCCCGCTCATGATCCGAGCGGAAACCGAAGGGATTCACGCCGGCGAGATCGCTCTGCCTGGGGGAAGGTGCGAGCCGGGGGAATCCGCAATGCATACGGCGTTGCGGGAATTTCATGAGGAGACCGGGCACCTGGTTTCGCCAGATGGGGTTCTCGGTGAGCTTCCCCCCACGAATGTTTGGGCAAGTAATCATCAAGTGCGAACCTTTGTAGCCTTGCAGCACTCTTTACCCGTATGGAGCCCCGATCCGTGCGAAGTAGCGGGGCTCATCTTCTTACCCCTTACGCATTTGATGGATTCCAGGAATTTCGGCATGCACCAGGTTACCCGCCGCCGCGTCCAATTCTCTGCCTTGCACCTGAATGTCGATGGACATCGCGTGTGGGGTGCGACGCTGCGTATGTTGGTCGAATTGGGGGAAGCCCTCACTTCGGCCAAATAA
- a CDS encoding alpha/beta hydrolase: MMRLLFALTMSFCLLTATSWAQDEQYTTGPDAERKEGVPQGTVTKHVWDQSEIYPGTVRDYWVYVPKQYEKGKPACLMVFQDGAGFVNEKGQTRVPVVFDNLIHAGEMPVTIGVFIQPGVVPPAKEGQMPRKNRSFEYDTLSDQYVRFLLEEILADVGKQYDISNDPKHRAICGNSSGGICAFTAAWERPDSFGKVVSHIGSFTNIRGGHVYPAVIRKTEKKPIKVFLQDGSNDLDNLHGNWPLSNQQMAAALKFVGYDYKFVYGEGKHSGRHGGAIFPDTMRWLWSDVVTQN; the protein is encoded by the coding sequence ATGATGCGATTGCTTTTCGCGCTGACCATGTCTTTCTGTTTGCTGACCGCAACCTCTTGGGCTCAAGACGAGCAGTATACGACCGGCCCCGATGCTGAACGAAAAGAAGGAGTTCCGCAGGGAACCGTAACGAAGCACGTGTGGGACCAAAGCGAGATCTACCCTGGTACGGTTCGCGACTACTGGGTGTATGTTCCCAAGCAATACGAGAAGGGTAAACCGGCCTGCTTGATGGTGTTTCAAGATGGAGCTGGTTTCGTGAACGAAAAAGGGCAGACACGCGTACCAGTTGTCTTTGACAACCTGATTCACGCAGGCGAAATGCCGGTAACCATTGGCGTTTTCATTCAGCCAGGCGTTGTGCCTCCGGCGAAGGAAGGCCAAATGCCCCGCAAGAATCGAAGCTTCGAATACGACACCCTCAGCGATCAATACGTGCGATTTCTGCTGGAAGAGATCTTGGCGGACGTAGGCAAACAGTACGACATTTCAAACGACCCTAAGCATCGCGCCATTTGCGGCAATAGCTCTGGCGGTATTTGTGCTTTCACGGCCGCCTGGGAACGCCCTGATTCGTTTGGCAAAGTTGTCAGCCATATCGGCAGCTTCACCAATATCCGCGGCGGGCACGTTTATCCGGCGGTCATTCGCAAGACGGAAAAGAAACCGATTAAGGTCTTCTTGCAAGACGGCAGCAACGACCTCGATAACCTGCACGGCAATTGGCCGCTATCCAATCAGCAAATGGCTGCGGCACTCAAGTTCGTGGGATACGATTACAAGTTCGTTTACGGCGAAGGCAAGCATAGCGGTCGTCACGGGGGAGCGATCTTCCCAGATACGATGCGTTGGTTGTGGAGCGATGTGGTAACGCAGAACTAG
- the argC gene encoding N-acetyl-gamma-glutamyl-phosphate reductase has protein sequence MHAMTVRVGILGATGYTALELLKILVRHPEVEVTALTTRQEDRPHLSAIHPQFHKVLDLHLENWGPQEVAQRCDCVFGCLPHAASASVIPEFLEAGLKVVDLSADYRLNDPAVYTQWYGGEHPDAERMKTTVYGLPELFREGIAEAQLVANPGCYPTGVSLALAPLLKNGLIRADGIIADCKSGVSGAGRTPKLGTLYPECNESFSAYGVGTHRHMPEIEQNLTVYSGKQASVIFTPHLVPMDRGILSTCYALPDQDASEKELLALLEETYASEPFVRVRSDLPATKHVSGTNFCDITVRRVKDRVLTISAIDNLIKGASGAAVQNFNLMYGFAETTALL, from the coding sequence CTGCATGCCATGACGGTACGTGTTGGTATTCTTGGGGCCACCGGTTACACGGCTCTGGAATTACTGAAAATCTTGGTTCGCCATCCCGAGGTGGAAGTCACCGCGCTGACAACTCGCCAGGAAGATCGTCCGCACCTTAGTGCCATTCACCCGCAGTTTCATAAGGTGCTCGACCTGCACCTGGAAAACTGGGGCCCGCAAGAGGTGGCCCAACGGTGTGACTGCGTCTTCGGCTGTTTACCCCATGCGGCTTCCGCTTCGGTGATTCCCGAGTTCCTGGAAGCAGGCCTGAAGGTGGTCGACTTGAGTGCCGACTATCGGCTTAACGATCCTGCGGTTTACACCCAGTGGTACGGTGGCGAGCATCCCGATGCCGAGCGAATGAAGACCACCGTTTACGGTCTGCCAGAGCTCTTTCGCGAAGGGATCGCGGAAGCACAACTGGTAGCCAACCCAGGTTGCTACCCGACCGGCGTATCGCTGGCGCTGGCTCCACTGCTGAAGAATGGTCTGATCCGTGCCGATGGTATCATCGCCGACTGCAAAAGCGGTGTCAGCGGGGCAGGGCGGACGCCAAAACTGGGGACGCTGTACCCTGAGTGCAACGAAAGCTTCTCGGCCTATGGTGTCGGTACCCATCGCCACATGCCAGAGATCGAACAAAACTTGACGGTCTATTCGGGCAAACAGGCCAGCGTGATTTTCACACCGCACTTGGTTCCGATGGATCGTGGAATTCTGAGCACGTGTTACGCGCTGCCAGATCAAGATGCCTCTGAAAAGGAATTGCTTGCTTTGTTGGAAGAGACGTACGCGAGCGAACCATTCGTCCGCGTGCGTAGCGACTTGCCGGCGACCAAGCATGTCTCGGGAACGAACTTCTGCGATATCACGGTTCGTCGCGTGAAGGATCGCGTGCTGACGATTTCGGCGATCGACAACCTGATCAAAGGGGCGTCGGGGGCGGCCGTTCAGAATTTCAATTTGATGTATGGTTTCGCGGAAACAACCGCACTGCTTTGA
- a CDS encoding SMP-30/gluconolactonase/LRE family protein — translation MRILLSLALLFACAQWTVAQDMPLADVLIPGQDWELVADGYKFTEGPAVDADGNLYFVDVPNQLVLKIDHGTKQVSTFSQGQGATSGLMFGADGRLYGSQNRDRRIVVFDAAGKMEVIADDLGANDLVVASNGNIYCTDPKGHQVWLVRPTGEKRVVATDITSPNGIILWPDEGTLVVADSAGQNLIAYRVELDGSLRYGVPVYTCRVKEKDAPSRADGMTVDSAGRLYVATEAGLQMFDPTARISGVMHKPTEQFLSNVAFAGPELDWLYVSCGGGIYRRPTQATGVRYGKVKAD, via the coding sequence ATGCGTATCCTGCTTTCCTTAGCTCTGCTTTTTGCTTGTGCCCAATGGACGGTCGCCCAAGACATGCCCCTAGCCGACGTCCTGATCCCAGGGCAAGACTGGGAACTGGTGGCCGATGGGTATAAATTCACCGAAGGCCCTGCGGTCGACGCCGATGGGAATCTTTATTTCGTCGATGTGCCAAATCAGTTGGTCCTCAAGATCGACCACGGAACGAAGCAGGTAAGCACCTTCTCTCAAGGGCAAGGTGCGACCAGCGGATTGATGTTCGGTGCCGACGGCCGCTTGTATGGCAGTCAGAATCGTGACCGCCGAATCGTGGTCTTCGATGCCGCCGGCAAGATGGAGGTTATCGCCGACGACCTGGGTGCCAATGATCTGGTTGTTGCCAGCAATGGCAATATCTACTGCACCGATCCCAAGGGGCATCAGGTCTGGCTCGTGCGTCCGACCGGCGAGAAGAGGGTAGTCGCGACGGATATTACGTCACCCAATGGAATCATCCTCTGGCCGGACGAAGGGACGTTGGTTGTGGCCGACTCGGCAGGCCAGAACCTGATTGCCTATCGTGTAGAACTGGACGGATCGCTACGCTACGGCGTTCCGGTTTATACCTGTCGCGTCAAGGAAAAAGATGCTCCCAGCCGTGCCGATGGCATGACGGTCGATTCGGCTGGACGTTTGTACGTGGCGACGGAGGCGGGCCTGCAGATGTTCGACCCGACGGCGCGGATCAGTGGCGTGATGCACAAGCCAACCGAGCAGTTTCTTTCCAACGTCGCGTTTGCCGGACCGGAACTCGACTGGCTGTATGTCTCGTGTGGTGGTGGGATTTATCGCCGACCCACACAAGCGACAGGGGTGCGATATGGTAAAGTGAAAGCAGACTAG
- a CDS encoding DUF6798 domain-containing protein, translating into MNPSNPSEPQEADQPQSSMSSRWIQFGLIVLLFFLLVGPLTPEVNEPHYLSKARHYWNPAWCPNDHFLNSGDAHGVFYWSFGWITTWVSFPVAAWIGRLICWGAIAYSWQRMIAKIDPRPWVGFWAIVAGAVGVIYLHMAGEWLIGGVEAKCFAYAFAFWGLGDVLSDRWNRAWIMLGIASAFHVLVGGWMVVCLMFCWLVCPKQRPSLISILPGLFVGGAIALIGVVPLLLLNRGTSPVESSWASYYYVYERLAHHLVVHTFAWEFKVRFFLAAIAWAATAWLLRNDDKLRILNGVVAGSVVLVFIGIAIDQVFFNVVQDWLTATKLLRLYWYRIADVLVPLALAINVVVLFGKYRQTTPRTAGAVMVGLTLLVLVGMFSRIEERWTATASPADLSSLVTNPQDWADTCYWIRDNTPPDAVFLTPRLQSSFKWYAQRAEVVTTKDVPQDDLNLLQWRERRGDTHWRSFHNRETLSLAGLTEDDLRELSQKYGIRFVVVDRDLARKDGISISWSFPRVYPASADQNSSYEVYEIPDEEN; encoded by the coding sequence ATGAATCCATCGAACCCCAGTGAGCCGCAGGAAGCGGACCAACCGCAGTCATCGATGTCGTCGCGGTGGATTCAATTTGGGCTGATCGTGCTGTTGTTCTTTCTGTTGGTCGGGCCTCTCACGCCGGAAGTCAACGAACCGCATTATCTTTCCAAGGCTCGGCACTACTGGAATCCGGCGTGGTGCCCCAACGATCATTTCCTGAACTCAGGAGACGCGCACGGCGTCTTCTATTGGAGTTTCGGTTGGATCACTACTTGGGTCTCGTTTCCTGTCGCCGCTTGGATCGGTCGACTGATCTGCTGGGGAGCGATCGCTTACAGTTGGCAGCGGATGATTGCGAAGATCGACCCGCGACCTTGGGTTGGTTTCTGGGCGATCGTGGCAGGAGCGGTGGGGGTTATCTATCTTCACATGGCTGGCGAGTGGCTGATCGGCGGCGTCGAAGCAAAATGTTTTGCCTATGCCTTCGCTTTTTGGGGACTGGGAGATGTATTGTCCGATCGCTGGAACCGAGCGTGGATCATGCTGGGAATTGCCAGTGCATTTCACGTGCTGGTCGGCGGCTGGATGGTGGTCTGCTTGATGTTCTGTTGGTTGGTGTGTCCGAAGCAGCGTCCCTCGCTCATCTCGATTTTGCCAGGCCTATTTGTCGGGGGAGCGATTGCCCTGATTGGTGTCGTTCCGCTGTTGCTACTAAACCGAGGTACGAGTCCGGTCGAGAGTTCCTGGGCCAGCTATTACTACGTTTACGAACGTTTGGCGCATCACCTCGTGGTCCATACCTTCGCGTGGGAATTTAAGGTGCGATTCTTCCTGGCGGCAATTGCCTGGGCGGCCACTGCCTGGCTTCTTCGAAACGACGACAAACTTCGCATCTTGAACGGGGTAGTCGCCGGGAGCGTTGTGTTGGTTTTCATTGGCATCGCCATCGATCAGGTATTCTTCAATGTTGTGCAGGACTGGCTGACGGCAACCAAACTGCTGCGGCTCTATTGGTATCGCATCGCCGATGTCCTGGTGCCGTTGGCCTTGGCAATCAATGTCGTTGTGCTGTTTGGCAAGTATCGGCAGACAACGCCGCGAACGGCTGGGGCCGTGATGGTCGGTTTAACACTGCTGGTTTTGGTGGGCATGTTCTCTCGAATTGAAGAACGCTGGACGGCCACGGCGAGCCCTGCCGATCTTAGTAGCTTGGTGACCAACCCTCAGGACTGGGCCGATACCTGTTATTGGATACGAGACAACACGCCACCGGACGCGGTCTTCCTGACGCCTCGCTTGCAATCGTCATTCAAGTGGTATGCCCAACGTGCCGAGGTGGTCACGACCAAAGATGTCCCGCAGGACGACCTCAATCTTCTGCAGTGGCGAGAACGCCGCGGCGATACGCATTGGCGGAGCTTTCATAACCGGGAAACCCTGAGCCTGGCTGGCCTGACCGAAGACGATCTCCGCGAACTTTCCCAGAAGTATGGAATTCGATTTGTAGTTGTCGATCGGGACTTGGCTCGGAAAGATGGTATATCCATCTCCTGGAGCTTCCCGCGAGTGTATCCTGCCAGTGCCGATCAAAATTCCAGCTACGAAGTTTATGAGATTCCCGACGAAGAAAACTAG